A genomic region of Bubalus kerabau isolate K-KA32 ecotype Philippines breed swamp buffalo chromosome 10, PCC_UOA_SB_1v2, whole genome shotgun sequence contains the following coding sequences:
- the LOC129621729 gene encoding chloride intracellular channel protein 4-like, translated as MALSMPLNGLKEEDKEPLIELFVKAGSDGESIGNCPFSQRLFMILWLKGVVFSFTTVDLKRKPADLQNLAPGTHPPFITFNNEVKTDVNKIEEFLEEVLCPPKYLKLSPKHPESNTAGMDIFAKFSAYIKNSRPEANEALERGLLKTLQKLDEYLNSPLPDEIDENSMEDIKFSTRKFLDGNEMTLADCNLLPKLHIVKVVAKKYRNFDIPKGMTGIWRYLTNAYSRDEFTNTCPSDKEVEIAYSEVAKRLTK; from the coding sequence ATGGCGTTGTCGATGCCGCTGAACGGGTTGAAGGAGGAGGACAAAGAGCCCCTCATCGAGCTCTTCGTCAAGGCTGGCAGTGATGGTGAAAGCATAGGAAACTGCCCCTTTTCCCAGAGGCTCTTCATGATTCTTTGGCTCAAAGGAGTTGTGTTTAGTTTCACAACTGTTGACCTGAAAAGGAAGCCTGCAGACCTGCAGAACTTGGCTCCGGGGACCCACCCACCATTTATAACTTTCAACAATGAGGTCAAAACGGATGTAAATAAGATTGAAGAATTTCTTGAAGAAGTCTTATGCCCCCCCAAGTACTTAAAGCTTTCACCAAAACACCCAGAATCAAATACTGCTGGAATGGACATCTTTGCCAAATTCTCTGCATATATCAAGAATTCCAGGCCAGAGGCTAATGAAGCTTTGGAGCGGGGTCTCTTGAAAACACTGCAGAAACTAGATGAATATCTGAATTCTCCCCTCCCTGATGAAATTGATGAGAATAGTATGGAGGACATTAAGTTTTCCACACGTAAATTTCTGGATGGCAATGAAATGACACTAGCTGACTGCAACCTGCTGCCCAAGCTGCACATTGTCAAGGTGGTGGCAAAAAAATACCGCAACTTCGATATTCCAAAAGGAATGACTGGCATCTGGAGATACCTAACTAATGCCTACAGTAGGGATGAGTTCACCAACACCTGCCCCAGTGATAAGGAGGTTGAAATAGCATACAGTGAGGTAGCCAAGAGACTTACCAAATAA